The DNA segment GCCAAATGGATTGATATGCCAGTCCTTGCTATTAGTAGTGGGCGGATCGATTATTTTCTGAACAGATTTCAGGGTGATTCATGTTCTTTTTTTATCGGTAATAACATTACCATCCCTTTCAAATCAGCTGATTTCTCAATTGTGCTCGGCCTACATCACATTGGACAACCAGTTGACTTGGACCTGAAACTGGAGTCCAAATTTTTGACTCGTCATTTTGACGGCAAGGTCACCAAAGCCAACCTAATAGGCATTTATGAAAAATTGATTTTCCTTGCAAGAAGTGACGATGAATGTGATATTGCTGATTTTGTGAGAACtttcattttgttcattttcaaCTGCATAATATTTCCCACGGGCAATTATATCACTCCTGGATTTATATTTCCTTATCTCGATGACCTtacgatattttttaaatatgcttGGGGAGATGCTGCCTTCCGATTTTTATATCGAGAAATATGTCAGATCGAGAAAAACTTTATGTTGATGGATACACGGTTGGATTGATGGTTAGTATTCAGCTTTACTAATTATGATATTAGTATTTGTcattaacttttattttattttttgttttaggcTTGGTTATATGATACAGTCCCAGTTTTAGGAGTAAGGCGTGGTTTAAATGTTTACCCTCGGTTGTTTTCTTGGGGGAAAAGCAAGATCCCACTAAATGCAGCTGGCACTGAAACATTATTGAAACACATAGATTCAACTCAGGtacttataattattttagtttattaatGTAGTTGTGAAAAATTAATGTTTAGTTGATTGAAagttgtatttatttttatttgtgaataGGTTCTGTCAATACATCCATTTTGTGAGGAGGAAAAGTTGTTAGTGGACATGAATCTTGTTTTAAACCAAGAAACGAATAGATCTGAAGTAAAACGTTTTGAGAAACTTGTCATGAAACAAATGAATGATTTAAAGATACTGAGAAAGAGATGTGCTGAATTAGAGGGTGAAAAGGTTCGACGTAGAATGAAGGGAAAAAGGTCTGTGGCGGATAAACGTGACAATGTTGTTGAATCTGAGGAAAAGGTTgataaaacagaagaaaagatgaCTTTTGAGTCACCACATGATGCAAGAGCTAAATTTGGTGATTTTGTTGACGTAGTGGTAAATGCAGTTGTTTCTGATTTGgctaaagaaaagaaagagttaGATGAATCTCATTCTTTTAATGCTTCGGTTGATGAGAACATTGGTGGCAGTTTTGTTCCTACTTGTGAAGTGGAGAAGAAAACTATTTCTCAATCTTCAATTGCGGATCATGTGAGGGCTAGGGATGATcgtgtgaagaaaaaaaaaggttcCATGTTTGTGACTCCACCTAGCTCAACACCAAGACGTAAGAGCAAGATGAGGAAACAGGTAAATGAAGTGTCAATTATTTCCAAATCGATTGTATTAAgtttaatttagtttttctGTTTTTCAGTACTATTGTTGTTATTGATGTTTGGATTTTCTGTTATCTTGCTGAATATATCGCCGCTTTTGGACTAGAAGTTATAGACATTGAGAAGAAAGGAAATACTCCTGACAAGGTTGCCATGGATGAGTTTCAAGGTAGATCAGATTTCTGTGGACATGAAGAAGCTGATGATGAAGAGAGAAAATTGGTTACAAACTTTCTTGCTAGAAAAGAGTTGGAGTACATTGATCTTCTGTATGTTTCTTCTTCTTATTTTCGTAATAATGTgtcctaatttttttaatgaaatgaatTTTCTATTTTGTAGTGTTGTCGTTCGGCATGATACGGTTATGAGTTTAAGTGGACCGATATTATGTCATTTTCTTTTTGGTGATCCTGTTGAGTCTGAGATAATTAATGTTTACATGAGAATTATGCAAAAGCAAAGTTTGCAGCATGGATTTGAGTTTTATTGCATGGACACAATGGTGCAGGTTCGTAGTAGTCCGAGTTTTgcgtttctttttatttttgttttactaTATTAAGATAAATTAGTATATGTGTTCTTAAATGTGTAGAAAGAAGTCCTTACGAAATTGGAACAACATGGAAAAAGATCGATGGTACATCGGGATGATTACGGAGCTTTTCTTTCACTGATGACCTCTTTCACGATGGCTAGATTGCAGGAACTGAATGGAGAATTATTTAGAAGATGCAGATACATCATTTTCCCTATGAATGACAGGTGGCATTGGGTTTTGTTGGTTTACAAAAGAGATGAAGGGATATTTAAACTGTGGAACTCCATGCATGATCCATTCTCAGTTGGGAAAGCCAAAGTTTACGTAAGTTTACTTTGAAATGTTCAAAGTTTATGTAAATACAAATTAAGATTAAATTTTGAAAGTATTGTTTGTTGCAGACAAAGTTTTTGGCTGGTTCCATACGTCACTTATGTGGATTCGACCTTGTAAGTGAGCCAGTGTTAAGAGAACCTTGTCGTCAACAAGGTGCGACCCTCGATTGTGGCGTctatgcatgcatgtggttggAGTGTCTAGCCCGTGACACAGATGAGATCTGGAGCTATGCACAGGATGTGAAGATGGACACTTATCGAGCACGTTTGGCAGCCACAATATTATCTGATGAAAATGGATTGTTGAAAAACAAGTTTGAGTAATTAATTACTCCTCACTATTCTGTTGGTTAAGAAGTTACAGTAGCACTGGAGTTTGAACATTTCAAGTCTATGTTTAATTGTTGGTTTAAATTATGTAATGAAGACACACCAATTGATTATTATCGTGTTTGTGTTAGCTGTTACGAACTTCAATATCTATTtctgttaaaatttatttgtttctgGGAAAGTTTGGTGTATCATTTGTTCACTTTTCAGAGTTTGGTTTACGTGGTATTTTAAATGGTACACATCAATTTAGAAGAGAAAATTGAGTACAAAAATTGTATTATTGGGTATATTATGTGTAACTATGAGTACAAATGTTAAATAATCGAGTATATCTAACTAATCTAATATTTAGTCATATATTAGTAAACACACAATAGTATTTAACTAATCGAGGACAATGTACACACAAATTGAGCACAATATACACATGAATTGAttacaatgtacatatatattgaGTACAGTGTACGTTTAAATTGAGTACAATGAACACATGAATCGAGTGCAATGACTTGTCAATCTAGCACAACGTAGAGTAGTTCCTCTATTCATTCTAGGATCACCAAGTCATTATCCGACGAAgttgttattatataaatttcgaaGACCATAACATGTCTGATTGagtatatatatcaaataatagAGCACAGTTTACAATAAATCGGGTATACATGTGTTAAAATCAGGTATACATGTACATAAATCGAGTACTGAAATTGAAGatgtatgaaaatcataaaattgacatataacaTGAATTTGATAGCTCGATTAATGTACATGTATACcttattttaaaacatgtataccCGATTTATTGTAAATTGTGCCTCATAACATATGATATATACTTTCACCAAAATATAGATGAATATGTTGGATTTACCTTGAAAATAACCTACGTCCACCCGGAAAACACAGCAAGAAGAGAAGTGATTTGTACGCTTTAGAAGTTCTTGTACAAAACATCAAGTGATGGTACTATAAATTGATATCCATCCTTCTACCTTACTTGGTGAAGTATATTATATCACATGTAATCGTTATTATGTCAAATTTCGAAGACCATAAGATATCTGATTGagtatatatatcaaataatagAGCACAATTCACAATAAATCGGGTATACATGTGTTAAAATCAGGTATACATGTACATAAATCGAGTACTGAAATTGAAgatgtatgaaaatcatgaaatTGACATATAACATGAATTTGACTGCTCGATTAATGTACATGTATACCtgattttaaaacatgtataccCGATTTATTGTAAATTGTGCCTCATAACATATGATATATACTTTCACCAAAATATAGATGAATATGTTGGATTTACCTTGAAAATAACCTACGTCCACCATGAAAACACAGCAAGAAGAGAAGTGATCTTGTACGCTTTAGAAGTTCTTGTACAAAACATCAAGTGATGGTACTATAAATTGATATCCATCCTTCTACTTTACTTGGTGAAGTATTGTATATCATATGTATTCGTTATTATGTCAAATTTCGAAGACCATAAGATGTCTGATTGagtatatatatcaaataatagAGCACAATTCACAATAAATCGGGTATACGTGTGTTAAAATCAGGTATTCATGTACATAAATCGAGTACTGAAATTGAAgatgtatgaaaatcatgaaatTGACATATAACAGGAATTTGAGTGCTCGATTAATGTACATGTATACCtgattttaaaacatgtaaaccCGATTTATTGTAAATTGTGCCTcataacatataatatataatttcacAAAAATATAGATGAATATGTTGGATTTACCTTGAAAATAACCTACGTCCACTCGGAAAACACAACAAGAAGAGAAGTGATCTCGTACGCTTTAGAAGTTTTTGTACAAAACATCAAGTGATGGTACTATAAATTGATATCCATCCTTCTACTTTACTTGGTGAAGTATTGTATATCATATGTATTCGTTATTATGTCAAATTTCGAAGACCATAAGATGTCTGATTAagtatatatatcaaataatagAGCACAATTCACAATAAATCGGGTATACATGTGTTAAAATCAGGTATACATGTACATAAATCGAGTACTGAAATTGAAgatgtatgaaaatcatgaaatTGACATATAACAGGAATTTGAGTGCTCGATTAATGTACATGTATACCtgattttaaaacatgtataccCGATTTATTGTAAATTGTGCCTCATAACATATGATATATACTTTCACCAAAATATAGATGAATATGTTGGATTTAAATGTCAGGAACAACCGGAAGAGTAGGAAGAATGTCACATAGCCTATCCGAACctctacacggaccccgtgtaagggtccgtgcCTTGAAAGCCAAAAAAAGAGTTTGACAGAGTCAAAAAAAGAGTTTgacagagtctacacggaccccatgatggacctttacacggggtccgtgtctgtTAGCACCCGAGAACTCAAATCCAGAGTCTACACGGATCCCACGACTgacctctacacggggtccgtgtccactgTTTTCCCAAGAATGTATATTACAGTATCTACATGGATGTGTACCCGGATCCCTACACGGAATCCGTGTTTAAGCATTTCAAACATGCCGAtctccagagtgtacacggacctcgAAACGGACtggtacacggggtccgtgccttcttATTCCAGCTGATATCAGATTTCAAAATCGCGATTTCCTTTCTAAAATCCCTAAATCCCTAAATTCCCAAATCATTTCTCTCCTTCACTCACGCCGCCCCACGCCGCTTCCGGCCACGCCGCTGCCTCCCTTGCACCATCTTCAACACCGAGCACTACTCAACTCCCATTCTCCTTCACTCACGCAGCCTCACGTAATATCCCTCCTCCACTAGCTGCGCCGCCCTACTTCCGTCACCGGCCGCCATCCACCATTGCACTATAACACCTCATTGTTCCGGTAAGCGTGGCTTCACACTCACTCCCTAGGATTATTGCATGTTCGTTTGGATATTGATTGGGTATTTTTTTTTGGTGGTTGGGTGCTATTCTCCGAGTAGAGGGCTTTTGGAATTTGATTGTAGACAGAATCGCATTAATATTAATTGAGTCTTGATCACATGGATTGTGGATTGATTTGCATTAAAGTTTGGTTGATTATCGTTGCGGTTAAATAGGCTCGTGCATTGTTTCGTTTGTTTGGGATCGGTTTGGATTGTGTTTCTGAATTGGGTTTGTTGTGCTTCATTAGTTGCATATTTGAATCTAGCTACCTCGATCGCCATGCCTCCTTGCCGACACACTAGTAAGCGCGCCCGAGGCGGCGCATCATCATCCTCTGGGTCCGCAAGGTTAGCAATTGATCCCACTAGGTTCACCAACTGCGATAATTTCGAGTGGTACTCCGCACTGCATGAGAACTCCGTCATCGTGGAACGTTCTATTCATCCACGAATTGACCATGAAGTGCCACTCTGAGCAGAGTTTGATAAATTTGGTTGGGGACCTCTATTAGACATCACCGGGCCTTATTACTCTAACTTGGTATGGCAATTCTACGCCAACTTTGAGGAAAAGGACAAAACTGGGATGCAACACATCTGTACGTACGTCAAGGGGATTACTATCGCGTTGACTAGCGATTATCTAGCCGCTATATTGAACGTCCCAAATGACTGGCCCCCGTTAGTTTTCAATCAGTTGGACCTTTTCTTGTCAGATATCACATTCCGAATCCCTCATGCACGAAGCCGGCTCCAATACCACACATCTCCCACTGGTTCCCGCTCCAGCGTCCTCCCGACGTCCCTCCCGTTGCTGGATCGCCTCATCTGTTACTTCACAGGGGCGAATGTCATTCCGAGGAAAGCTGGGAACAATGAGGTCCGCCATTTGAATCTCTATATCGTAGACAAGATGTTGAATGTCTTGGGGGCCATTCCAGCTATTCCGGTGGCGTCGATTATGATATCCCATATGCGCTCAGTCGCCCACATTGATCCCACGAAGAATAGGACGCCATACGCCCCCTTTCCTATCATCATCTCTCGGATCTTGGCGGCCCATGGTATCGATCTCACGGGTGAGACCTCTCTCCTCCCAACCTCTACGCAGATGCTATCAACCCAGGCCATGCAGGGTATGTATTTCATTTTCAGGTAGGGTGCTTGGTACCGTAACCCCGGGAGTCGCCATATCAATCCTCATCCCCATGATCCACCGGTGCCTCTCCCTACAGCCAACGAGTGCGTCTATGAAGATCGAGTGGCGGAGGAAGCCGCATTAGATGCCCGAGCAGGACCTCCGATTGATTTGCCGCCGCGACAGCGCGCGCCGAGAGGTACTCGTCAGGTTTTCTCGGCCATTTTTGACTGCATGGACGATTTACGCACACGATTGGCTCGGCTAGAGCACCATGCCAGGACGCAGTCGTATTCGGATGACATTTATGCGCCGCCGTTTGATAGATCCGCACTCGATGGCATGGAGGACTTGGAACTAGGATCCGATGAAGAGTagttagattttttatttgcgGAGTTGTGGAGACCATTATCGGTTTTCTAGATTTGAGCGATTTATTCTTATGTTGTTGATTGATGTTATGAGATGAACTACTATACGTTGTGCTGGATTGACAAGTCATTGTACTCAATTCATGTGAACATTGTACTCAATTTATGGGAACATTGTACtcaatatatatgtacattgtaaTCAACTCATGCGTATATTGTACTCAATACATACGTCTGTTGTACTCAAATCAACGTATAAATTGTTCTCGATTGTTTAACTTATATACTCAATTAGACATTTTACGTACCTCGAAATTGACAACACATCAACTCtggcaaatattttattttgactttATCGATGGAAACAATATTGTACTCAATAAACTGTTAAATTATCCTGGATTATTTAACTTATATACTCAATCGGGCATTTTATGTacgttgaaattaaaaaattacaagaaCTTCATCGGATAATGACTTGGTGATCTTAGGCATGAATAGATGAACTACTCTACGATGTGCTGGATTGACAAGTCATGGTACTCAATTCATATGTACATTGTTCTTGATTCTTTAACGTATATACTCAATCTGACAATTTATGTTCCTTGAAATTGACACACTACGTTTTCGGCCGAAAATATATCTTTTTCTCTAGCTCAAAATATACtcgattatttaatatttgtacTCCAATTTACACatagtgtaatgcccgagaaattGCTTAAcgtaatctgatatgatttattgatcatgaattgatgtgagtgtagttggaccactccgagactAAATTGGTTAAAACATTTGAGTTATGTAATTTTCGGGcagaacatgtggcgcccgagcggtagaagacgaccgcccgagcgccaatgcattacAAGAGCAGgtttggacagaacgtctggcgcccgagcggtagttcttgaccgcccgagcgccagtgttcaacaAACATATGTTTTGGGCAGAAgatgcggcgcccgagcggtaatttataaccgcccgagcgccaatgtgcgAGAAGGAAATATATGGACAGAACGTTccgtgcccgagcggtaaattgcaaccgctcgagcgccgacaGAAATGTTTGGAGAGTGAGCCACGTATCTTAACCATGCaacgtgatatatatatataagtaacaGCTGGATTGTAGCCTGGAGACTTCGGAGGAAAGGTCGAGGAAGAAttgaagaaaatccttacgccttttattttatagatttctgatttgtgcaagatccgctcgttagattttgaatccgacttcggtactgtgttcctatcgacgcaggctacaactggacgtaagttttacaaCGTTTCGATATgtcttgaaattatgatattgtcagaatcggatatgattcatatatgatgttcttgacatgctagacatcatagaatcgaagtcagatttagaaacaaattgattatgaaattgttatgatttttcagaagtatattgattgatattggacagatttggttattgattgattttagatgatattggatattggttatggattgtaattgatatctattgatattgtattgacggggatatcgagatTATTCCGTTATGTCGTTGATTTTGAGTTAGATTCAGAATTATACAGATATTGATTATAAACCGTGATAttgtatctgtgatgttgagattgacggggttactAAGAcggtattgttatgccgtcgaaatatcagcaaattgatattgatcagattcagtattgatagATTGGATCGTTATatcgttgacattgatcagattatgtttttatttaagtattgatcagaaaagatattgaattgagttctatattgatattgtacctattcgattgtcattacaagattgggtatggacggagttgaattcgagacttcgacgtcgtcaaacggagaagataaaggtataaattaatgttgagttgggattgcacaactcgagtgaggtttgactcgagtttccctaaatcacatactttattttattgcattgatatttgcaattaatgaatgaattgatatgcttgttctattgatatatagatagcaggtattaaatgattggtcttgtgacagaagtgcctgatagtgatagaatcgtcactggcacattgcacattgtcacaggataggaatatggcggaagtgccatagtctttgacagataggtcaggacatcggacgtttggtcatatcgaagtggatagaattggagttgcttctattactgatgttcgatatggaaagggccaaagtctgtgaataagaacgtaccaccaccccgatcgggagtgtaggtgggtgtatgttcttattctgatcgggatccctagattaggactgagtcgagtctgagtcggAGAATCACGgaaagtgattcattgattaatattgatttatgaaTCCTGAATATGGTACATGGagttatgttcctgattttggtacatgtatagaatatgactttttattgatattgattcatgtttcggattatgatacatgcgatgaatactttattcatgttttgattaggatgcatgttatgaatatcaTTTATATGCtgttacattgattatatgattgcatgtatacatggtttatactgagaatataattctcaccagagttatccggctgttgtcttttttgtatgtgtgcatgacaacaggtgggacaggatcagggtcaagaagagaacgaggctggactagatagcgtggagatccaggctcagaattaaattaggattcaacactgatatgtagttggacctagttgaattattatagacaacacaagatttgtatgtttatgtttaatatgtgtttcagatcgatttacattacgtttccgctttgtattttaaaaaaaaaattttagaccctgtttattatagttgattaattagtcccaatgacgatcaagaacatgattagcgtccgagtCCCCACACATTGTATACACAAGAAAGTAAATTTTGTACTCAAATCTCTGTTCATATTAATGTATGACTAAatattacatt comes from the Primulina huaijiensis isolate GDHJ02 chromosome 8, ASM1229523v2, whole genome shotgun sequence genome and includes:
- the LOC140982088 gene encoding uncharacterized protein; translated protein: MNLVLNQETNRSEVKRFEKLVMKQMNDLKILRKRCAELEGEKVRRRMKGKRSVADKRDNVVESEEKVDKTEEKMTFESPHDARAKFGDFVDVVVNAVVSDLAKEKKELDESHSFNASVDENIGGSFVPTCEVEKKTISQSSIADHVRARDDRVKKKKGSMFVTPPSSTPRRKSKMRKQVNEVTIVVIDVWIFCYLAEYIAAFGLEVIDIEKKGNTPDKVAMDEFQGRSDFCGHEEADDEERKLVTNFLARKELEYIDLLYVSSSYFRNNVS